From Bacillus sp. FSL K6-3431, the proteins below share one genomic window:
- the cysS gene encoding cysteine--tRNA ligase → MAIKIYNTLSRKKETFVPLEEGKVKMYVCGPTVYNYIHIGNARPAIVFDTVRRYLEYRGYDVNYVSNFTDVDDKLIRAANELGEEVPTVAERFIEAFFDDVTSLGCKEANLHPRVTENMDVIIEFIATLIEKGFAYESAGDVYYRTRKFNEYGKLSQQSIDDLKVGARIQTGEKKEDALDFTLWKAAKIGEISWDSPWGEGRPGWHIECSAMARKYLGDTIDIHAGGQDLTFPHHENEIAQSEALTGKTFSRYWMHNGYINIDNEKMSKSLGNFVLVHDIIKRHDPQVLRFFMLSVHYRNPINYTEELLSHAGAGLERLKTSYQNLHYRMNASSNLAEDQEKWEKVISELKATFVRGMDDDFNTADGISVLFELSKQANYYLMEKNTSDSVIQLFLRVFEELFSVLGLQLEEEELLDEEIDQLIEQRLDARKNRNFQLADQIRDQLKELNIILEDTPQGTRWKRG, encoded by the coding sequence CGTTTACAACTATATTCATATTGGGAACGCTAGACCTGCTATTGTCTTTGATACAGTTCGCCGCTATTTGGAATATAGAGGTTATGATGTGAATTATGTATCTAATTTTACTGACGTAGACGATAAATTAATCCGTGCTGCTAATGAACTTGGAGAGGAAGTGCCTACGGTTGCGGAACGATTTATCGAGGCCTTCTTTGATGATGTAACCTCACTTGGATGTAAGGAGGCTAATCTTCATCCGCGAGTTACAGAAAATATGGATGTTATTATTGAGTTTATTGCGACGTTAATAGAAAAAGGATTTGCGTATGAATCTGCGGGTGATGTATATTACAGAACGAGAAAATTTAATGAATACGGAAAATTGTCACAGCAATCGATTGATGATTTAAAAGTAGGTGCGCGTATTCAAACCGGTGAGAAAAAAGAAGATGCGCTCGATTTCACCTTATGGAAAGCAGCGAAAATTGGTGAAATTTCATGGGATAGCCCATGGGGCGAGGGAAGACCAGGTTGGCATATTGAATGCTCCGCAATGGCGCGAAAGTATTTAGGAGACACGATTGATATCCATGCGGGAGGGCAGGATTTAACATTTCCGCATCATGAAAATGAAATTGCACAATCAGAAGCGCTGACAGGGAAAACCTTTTCCCGCTATTGGATGCATAATGGTTATATTAATATTGATAATGAAAAAATGTCTAAATCATTAGGGAACTTTGTTCTTGTACATGACATAATTAAACGTCATGATCCGCAAGTGTTACGATTTTTCATGCTTTCGGTTCATTATCGTAATCCAATCAACTACACCGAGGAATTATTATCCCATGCAGGCGCTGGACTAGAACGACTTAAAACATCCTATCAAAACTTACATTATCGTATGAATGCCAGTTCTAATTTAGCAGAAGACCAGGAGAAATGGGAAAAGGTAATATCGGAACTAAAAGCAACTTTTGTACGAGGGATGGATGATGACTTTAATACTGCAGATGGTATTTCTGTGCTTTTTGAACTTTCTAAACAAGCAAATTACTATTTAATGGAAAAGAACACGTCAGATAGTGTGATTCAATTGTTTTTGCGTGTTTTTGAGGAGTTATTTTCAGTCCTCGGTTTGCAACTTGAAGAGGAAGAATTACTGGACGAAGAGATTGATCAGTTAATCGAGCAACGTCTTGATGCAAGGAAAAATCGCAACTTTCAATTGGCCGACCAAATTAGGGATCAGCTAAAGGAGTTAAATATAATCCTAGAAGATACACCTCAAGGTACGAGATGGAAGCGAGGGTGA